The sequence CTGGCCAAAAACACCGCTTACAAATGGAACATGGCTGCCTACGACGGTTTCCCCAACATGGACGCTTTCGCTCAACCCGAGGTGTATCCGTTTGGTTATCCCAATGCAGGCAGCATTCTGGACTTCCAGTACGGCCAGACCCGGGAACAGACCTTCACCACTGCGCCTTGATCAACCCATCAAAAGCAGAACCTCTGGTCAACAGAGGTTCTGCTTTTTTTCAAAGCACCTGTGCAGCTTTTGCAGCTTGCTCCCAATCGCTCACCTCGACCAGCAAGCGGTGGTACAGTTCTTCATCGCTGATGCGAGCAATGTCTGTGATGGCCTGAAAGTTGGCATTGTCCACCACCCGGCCATCCATGGTGTCCAGCTTTTCCAGCATGGGAAAACGGCTGCTGCCAATGCCCAGAAACTTCACAAAAACCGGAAACGCACTGAGTTCAATCAGGGCTTGCCGGGTTTCTGGCTCATCGTAATTCTCACCATCGGTCAGAAAAACCACGTAAACCGGATCTTTGGAAGCAGGTCTGGGTTTGCTGAACATGGCGAAAAAACCTTTTGGGCGCACAGCCACCATGTCCCGGATTTTCCTGAGGGGTGGAGCATAATTGGTCATTCCCCATTTGATGGTGGGGTTTTTGATGATGTTTCTCTCCACATACAGACCAATGTCATCAAGGGTCGCCTCTGGAAGGTCCAGCACCCCATGATCAAACACCATGTTCTCCAGACTGCCATTGTCATCGAACTTCAGGGCCAGCGCCATGATGCGTTCGTAGACGTTCTGCATCACCCCTCTGGTGTACAGGGATTTCATGGAACCGGACACATCGGCGACAAAAATCACCCGTGCACGGAACTTGGAGAGGTTGAGTTTCTGAATGACCGTTTCGGCTTTTTTGCTCAGGTCAAGCACTTTTTTCTTGCTGAGATCCAGGCTCATGGCAGTCCTTTCAGTCGGCTTTTGCAGCCATGCTGGAATTGCGTTGGGCCACCATGCTGCTCCAGATGCTCAGGGCAATGAAACCCACCCCAATCAGGCCCGTGACCAATTCTGGAATTTCAATGTGGCCCATGCCCAGCAACATGATGATGGCCAGGGCACCAATCCCATAGTGGGCTCCATGCTCCAGATAGATGTATTGCTGTAAAGTTCCTGCTTTCACCAGCATCAGGGTCAAAGAACGCACAAAAACTGCACCAATGCACAGACCTGCAGCAATGATCACCACTTCCTTGGTGATGGCAAACGCACCAATCACCCCATCCAGAGAGAAACTGGCATCCAACACTTCCAGGTAAATGAAAGACAACAAACCGGCCTGTCCAGCCTTCGCAGCAATGTCATCGGCATCAAACAGACCTCCCAGCGCATCAATCAGGATGTACGTCAGAACGCCCACCAGACCCGCCACCAGAGCGATGAGCTTCTCTTCAGGTGGAACAACCGTTTGCACAAGGGTGAGCAGCAATGCACCAGTGATGAACACCTGAATGGTGTCCAGACGGCCAATTCTGGCCAGAGGCCGTTCAATGAAGCCCAGCCAGTGTTCTTCTTTGTCAGGGTCCATCAGGTACTTCAGGAACACCAGCATCAAGAAAGCACCTCCAAAAGCCGAAATGGGCACATGTGCTTCGGTGAGGTGGCGGGCATATGCGTTGGGATCGGAGAAAGCCAGTTGAGCAACCTCCAGAAACCCGAGCTTGGCCACCACGGCCACAATCAACAGAGGAAACACAAAACGCATTCCGAACACAGCAATCAAAATGCCCCAGGTCAGAAAACGCCTTTGCCACACAGGGCTCATGTTCTTGAGCACACTGGCATTCACCACTGCATTGTCAAAACTCAGGGACACTTCCATCACACCCAGA comes from Deinococcus misasensis DSM 22328 and encodes:
- a CDS encoding VWA domain-containing protein, translated to MSLDLSKKKVLDLSKKAETVIQKLNLSKFRARVIFVADVSGSMKSLYTRGVMQNVYERIMALALKFDDNGSLENMVFDHGVLDLPEATLDDIGLYVERNIIKNPTIKWGMTNYAPPLRKIRDMVAVRPKGFFAMFSKPRPASKDPVYVVFLTDGENYDEPETRQALIELSAFPVFVKFLGIGSSRFPMLEKLDTMDGRVVDNANFQAITDIARISDEELYHRLLVEVSDWEQAAKAAQVL
- a CDS encoding DUF475 domain-containing protein; the encoded protein is MSASLIKEFHFAFLVSVISLIGAFVYGYFTGDLGTALSFVLIASILGVMEVSLSFDNAVVNASVLKNMSPVWQRRFLTWGILIAVFGMRFVFPLLIVAVVAKLGFLEVAQLAFSDPNAYARHLTEAHVPISAFGGAFLMLVFLKYLMDPDKEEHWLGFIERPLARIGRLDTIQVFITGALLLTLVQTVVPPEEKLIALVAGLVGVLTYILIDALGGLFDADDIAAKAGQAGLLSFIYLEVLDASFSLDGVIGAFAITKEVVIIAAGLCIGAVFVRSLTLMLVKAGTLQQYIYLEHGAHYGIGALAIIMLLGMGHIEIPELVTGLIGVGFIALSIWSSMVAQRNSSMAAKAD